The Dioscorea cayenensis subsp. rotundata cultivar TDr96_F1 chromosome 18, TDr96_F1_v2_PseudoChromosome.rev07_lg8_w22 25.fasta, whole genome shotgun sequence genome includes the window caggggtgtgtggatgcccgattcaagccctatttaagacatgattcagcccgattttggggatctttttcccctcttctcttccacttttcccCATCGTTTGGGAAGCCgtcggctaggatttggagatgcttttggcaagtctttggagtagtttgagggattcgacaccgcgattcgcttggaagaaggttattaggggagctttcatcggcatagatccggccaggtgtgccctaggccggacagggggacctttggagaagacttggctactctacaagaccatcaacacggctatcgaggtggttttcttatggaacacttgtttttactttctatttcattgttgatttattgtgctccatggagagctaaaccacctagtgggtatttggattttgtaaaccctgggatgttattgtttcattgatcttttattatgctttccttaattgatgtttcaattgagttccaatcttgagtgcttgtggaatgatttctcccctagagtgacactagggttgagagtgcatcttggtaaccattgtagatgagtgacacactacgtgggttagacattgcttgattggagagggttgagagggttgagagggtgagttgaaagGTAGGGGagcatcctttttcccatccgatgtgatttatcctacatccataTCCTTGAGTTCAtggcggtcacaatagagtgaagttctagaggatgaactccgctggggcttagttacgcgagcaacagagtaaagtgttcaagggactctagtgtctggggcttagatCTAACTAGGGacttttcgcctggaccaaagggttaggtctatacataggaaaagggtttatcacctggatttcctagaactccatgcaactttacacagtgtgaggtgttgagaccgagtgatttctccgtcgggacatagtgtggagttagtcacgattgaccttagatttgggaccgtgtgcttaaggatttccacgactcattgagcattgattaggaagtataataggttgtcttgcacttgaaacattaatcttagggggagcattgcccgagtaccccacttctatcgattgccttacctctcacttacttttgcctttcattcttggttctttttatctttattttcattacattttatcaacactatcattgttcactttcacgtggaTAAGtagtaatttaagtattttttacccctactccctgtggatacgataccccactcacctgggactTATTactcgacaacccgtgcacttgcgggtcacacgtaaggggcgttgtcacacTATCACTCGATCTCTACTTTTTTCTTCCACGTCCTTCCTTGAGTTGAGTGCATACTGTGATGCTGACTGGGCAGGTGATGCTACTGATTAGAGATCTACTACTGGTTTTTGCATTTTCCTTGGAGATTCACTTATTTCttgaaaaagcaataaataatccactaaTGCTCTATCCACTACTGAGGttgagtatggtgctatgttAGCCAATTACATATGATAAATCCCTAGCGGTCGTAAGCTACCTGGTTCATCTCCGTACCTCTCTCTCCTTTTGACAACGCTTGTCTCCTTTGTCATCTGCGGACTTGCATAAAGCATAGAGCGTCTGCAAATGACCAATGTGAATATGAGGGGAGTGTAAATAAGGGTGGATGAgtgagatttattttattatttttgtgatgaAGATCAGATagttgagataaaaaaatattgtttattccACTTTTAACTGTGTCATTGTTCATAAGAACAATATTCATTCACTTAACACTGTGGATAGGAATATTGTTTAAAAGCACTGTATACTGAAAGAATGATTTTAATAGTTGGATTCAAATTCAAAGGTTGAGATTTACCGGAActcttcattttatatatatatatatatatatatatatcacaaccTATTTCTAACTCGGattcataaaaatatacatatctTTGTTCACATCAACCACTACACTGAACAAATTCTATCTATATCagctcaaaataaatatatctttatatattattagaatCACAAACGCGGGCATCATCCGAATTCCCaatatgtaattaaataaataaatgaaaatctcTCTCGCATGCAACATATAACAAACATTCTATAAATACAATCCAACAAGACCCACAAATCTTCAAAAACACAAACCATGGCAACACAATCACtacttcctcctcctcctccacctccaGAGTTCTCGGCCAAAGCCATCCTAAACTTGAATAGACTCCTCATCACCCTCCTCCCAAACAAAATCCTCTTCTTGTCCTTCTTCATCCTCCTGCCTCTCACTTCCATCCTCACTCAATCCACTCGAACCCCAACCATCGTCCTCTCCCTCCCTACCATCCATCACGTCTCCCTACTCgccctcttcctcctcctcctcctcctccttcccaTCCGCTACTTCAAATCCTCCCCTTCACCAGTCTATATCCTCGACTTCACCTGCTTCAAACCCCCCATCACCTGCCGCGTCCCACATGCCACATTCCTCGAACACAGCCGCCTTCTTGTTGATGAAAATAGTGTACGTTTCCAAATGCGCATCCTTGAACGCTCCGGCATAGGCGAAGAAACCGGTCTCCCTCCACCTTCTCTCTACCTCCCTCCCAAAGCCTCCCTTGAAGGATCCCGCGCCGAATCCGAGCAAGTCATCTTCTCTTGCATCGACGAACTACTCATCACTACCTCTTTCGATCCTAAACACATAGACATCCTTGTCCTCGATTCCAACAACTTCTCTCCTACCCCTTCTCTCACCTCCATGATCGTCAACAAGTACAAGCTCAACACCAATGTCCTCACCTTCAACCTCTCAGGCATGGGCTGCAGTGCTAGCCCTATCTCTCTTGGCCTTGCTAAAGATCTCCTTCAAGTCTACCCTAACTCCAATGCACTCGTCGTCTCCGCCCAGATCATTGTTTCTCCAAACTGGTACATGGGCTCTGAACGTTCCATGCTTATACCTAACTGTTTGTTTCGCATGGGTGGAGCTGCCATCCTAATGACAAACCGAAGATCAGAGCGCCGGCACGCCAAGTACCAGCTTCACCACGTCGTGCGCACGCACACTGGCACTGACGACAAAGCCTACAGGTGTGTCTACCAACTAGAAGACTCACAAGGAAGACAGGGCGTTTCTTTAGAGAAAGATGTCATGCCTATCTCTGCCGAAGCTCTCAAGATCAACATTAGTAACTTGGGGCCATTAGTCTTACCACGATCCGAACAGCTTCATTATATATTTAGCCTTCTTGTTCACAAAATCATAAATCCTAAAAGGAAGATTTATGTGCCGGACTTCAAGAAGGCGTTTGATCACTTCTGCGTGCACGCCGGAGGGAGAGCCATCATTGATGAGGTGGAGAAGAACTTGAAACTTACGTCGGAGCAAGTGGAAGCTTCCAGGATGACGCTGTATAGATTCGGTAACACTTCTAGTTGTTCTATTTGGTATGAGCTTGGGTACATTGAGGCTAAGGGGAAGATGAAGAAAGGTGATCGAGTGTGGCAGTTGGGGCTGGGGAGTGGATTCAAATGTAACAGTGCAGTGTTGGAGTGCTTGAACAACATTAGTTTGCCAGTAAAGAGTGGTGCTTGGGCTGATTGCATTGATAGGTTTCCTGTTGAGATCCCAAAAATTATCAAGTTCTAAGGAGATCGATGATGTTGATGGTGATTTAGGGTTTTAATCTTCCCTTTGTCTCTGGTGTTATATCGGTGTCAGTGGTCTTATGCTTGTTTTgctgtgtttttattttgtctgaTCGTATTTGGAAGTCAATATGTACTACGTGGTATCAAGGAAAGTGTACTGATGTCCTTATAAATTGTGATAACCCAGTGCAACTCAGTTTGCTGTGAACTGTTTCATACGTGATctcaaaattttgtattatacaCGAtatcaccatatatatatatatatgcacatgatGTTATTCATATTTGAAGTGAGACTATTTAATTTATGCCCTTATACAAAATTGACATAATTAAACTTGAATATATTCATCCCCAATACAAAATCTTAATTATGGAATCAAAACCTGGGCGTCTATTAGTGGGAGACAAAAACTAAGATGTTGTAAAATTATGAAAGTTAATGGTATGACAGAAAGTAAAAGGAAGGACGAAGGTTTGAATCCTTCTCGGGCAGTATTGCTCATGCACTGTTGATGCAGTGTACGCTTAGATCCATACTGTTCTTGTAGTGTTCACTACTATGAGTGTGAGTTTTCTGTGGGAGAAACAATGCTTCACCTCTTTAGAGTTGCAAGACAGAGATTTTTCTAGAAACTTTGTATGACACCGTAATTGGTGCATCTCCATATTTGTCAGTTCTTTTGACAATCATTTAAATTAGAGATGTTTATCGCCtattagtaaataataataataataataataaattatgaaatgtTTGATAAAGtagaaaaagaattttaattttgactagttataatttctttcttttacttttgttgttTACAATTTTCTTTGTTAGGATAatccatataaataaataatagaattactaaaatattgcattgtgaaaaaaaattatagtgaatcatgacatatatttttgaattattattatcactatatattcttcataataaaaaataaaaaagaaaaagaaaaacttatctTACAAAACTCTCCTAAAAATAGGTTGCCTCGTGATCTTGACCTCTTTATTTGCCTTATTAAGAAAACTTTTCTCAAGTAGATTTGGCAAATTATCTTGATCTCTTTATTGGTCTTATTTGTCAAAGtttcaatttattattaactataattaaaagctaatatcaaagtttaataataaatatctaaaaaaaatactaaaagctTTGAACTACTATTCTAGAACAAAAATATCATCGAATTTTTGGAAAGTTTCATACTGTTTTtccataaaaacatattattattaaaccgCACCAGTTGATTATCTATTactttaatttgattgaatATAAGTACTAAACCCGATAGAAGAATTTAGCTAAATATAATGGTATCTTTATTTAATGACTTAATGTGAGCATATCATATTTCTAATGATCTCAATGAGAGTTTTTCAACTTCAAGTACATCTATATTCgtttaaaaattagaatatgAATAGGAAAGTTTTAACTTCAACAGAGTGTAATAGAAGCCACTCAAGTGGAGGGAATGCTTGTGAAATTACTCATGTTTGGTGGCATAAGCCAGTCTATGGAGAATAATCAACAATGTagacaaatatattaattaatcccAAATGAGGGATGCTTTGAACGTTTTCCCTGATTACGATGTTCACCATCACCAAGATATACAATTGGTTATTAATCACATATAATAATGTGTTTATATTTGCACTTGGACCAttgaaattattgttttatgaaGTAGATAAACCAAAGGACGCCAGTGAAAAAACTTGAACACACAATCTATGCAGAAGATTGGCAAAGATAAAAGAATGAATATATTGATGTGACTCTTTTTTTCTATAGAGTGCTGATTATGACGTTTTCGgtaaaatgtgattttattgttatCGGTGGTTCACTTGTTAAAATCTAACGTCATTTACGTCGGCGTTATGCGAATGACCTTTCCCATGACTGACCTTTTCCTCATTTATCACTGGGGTGATTGTGATTGTTAGTATAATTCAAACTTGGCTTCCttctattaatattattttcctAGGAATTTGATTTTGCATCTAATCGGGCaaccaatatttattttatttactcatTTTAACCACTCCATCAATTGCCGTTAGGTGCCGATTTTGATCCCTACATCAATTACAGTTAGGTGCTGATGTGAACATGAGTGGAGGTGGAGATACAAGGGGGCAATATTGGGAATTACCacaactattattttattttattttattttatatataatatatatattaaaaaatagataaaccactaaGAACTAGTAAAAAAGTTGCAAAGGGGAAAACTAGTACAAAAGCAGAACTGAGGGACTACATGCAACGGCAACAAACTGAGAGACACAAGGGATACAAGAGATCTATTAGGAGTGAGCGAACATACAGACAAAATACATCAATTGCTTGGGGAATGAGAGAAGAGTTTCCTAGGGTTGGAACATCATAGTGATTGGACCAAACCTGTGTCGTGAAGTGAAGCTGCCTTGCCACTGTCACTCTCTCCGGCGATCTTAGTGTGAGGTCCCATGAACTTAAGACTACCTCTAACGGTTGCGATGGTATTCTTGAATTTTGCTCTTTTCTGCTTTAGTACTGCATAAAGCCACAATAATAACATATGATCAGTATTTAGTATAATCAAAAATAGAGGGTGAGTCCTAGTatttattgcggtcatatgcgttgtgaggtgttgagattgagctaTTTTTCCATcgagacctcgtaggggactagtatcggtggcctAGAAGTAGGGACCGATTGTTCTAGGATTACCTCGATTCGttttaactcggtttagaaacacaTGATAAGTTttgcgcttcatgttagatcctagggggggagcattgcccgagtacctcatctttattgattgagacttccctcatttctacttttcctttgcttgcttGCGACATTCATATTCTTGAGAAtgagttcatttcaccataATCTTGATTCCAACTAGATAATTTAGAAgaagttactactaatacttccgttccctgtggattggaCTACCGACTCActtggtattttattacttcgacactcgtgcacttgcggtacacgcacgcaagaggtgtgtcaatagacttcattgaaagtaCAAGTAATTTGAATCCATCTTGACACCAGTTGGGCTTATACGCCCAAGTAaacaattattataacattttttCTCCTTTCGACTATTTTACCGAAAAGCGTGCTTTAACTTTTGTTGACATTTGGTCTTCGtcaaattttgagaatttgaattttggatatgatttaaaaaaaattgtgaacttgtgtcttgggcattttgcattttgaatttgatttaaatttcaagttctgaattctctatgttgatgaatcataaacttgattttgactttccataagctttgACTTTTATGCTCGCGAAGCTTCCTTCAAGTCTttacttgtgaaactttttggaTCTTTAACtcctgatgtcttgagactgctaGTTCAATTAttgatttgtattaattttcaaatcttgactcttttcatatcttgaatctcGACTTggtttctttggttttgattttttgttttgttacatatatattcttatcacatcatatacatatatatgtgatcatataacttatatatatatcatatgttgCTGCATGTGCCTTGTCATCATGTTGCATATCTTGTTATCATCTtgaaatttgtgtattttctaaaaattactGCTGCCTAGGGAAGAAAATTTTTGTCCTTATTGTGGGATAGGTGTTTTCTCATAGAAAGatctcaaaaataatttttgtcatACTGAAAAAAGTTCTTCATTGTAGAAGACTGGTGATGATGTTTGTCTATTTATGGTATTCAGGTGTTTTGAATGGTGGTTATGTTAATTGTTTGTAAGGAAGGAATTCAGGTTTGGAGAATTGAAGGGCTgtaatttcatcatcaagcagaAAATGGCTTAAGTTCTAGGCAGTGTAAAGTAAATGGTTCAGATTTGATTGAAGGCTGTGATTTCATCTTCAAGGAAACATGTCTTAAATTTGAGGTACTGTAAAGTAAATGATTCAGGTTTGATTATAAGCTTGTGAATTTATCATTAAGCAAAATTCTTTAAGTTCGATGTAATATGGCTGAATGGTTCAGATTTGATTATAGATAGATGTTAGTTCAATCGGAGAGATataatttcatcatcaagtaGAAATATCTTAAGTTTGAGGCAAGGTAAATGAGGACACAGGCCAACAATAATTTGACTGTGATCAAAGATTCAACGTCCATGATTTTTCTTATGGACCAAATCCGATGCCATgactattataatttttttttatcactcatTCATTGAATATGAACCCTTCTCTATCTTCTTTTCTAATGTTAACGTAGGGGTTACATTCACTGGGGAAGACATTTTATTACAGGTCACTGTATTTCTATGTCTTTGCATTCACTAGAAGAGGCCCTAGGACATGAACCCAAGAGTTTGGATGTGATCAGTGTGACAAAAATGATCCCGAAGAAAGCAAGTCCaagagcttcttcttcttcttcaactggtAGTACTTTGGGCAATGCTTGTTATCACACTTTGGATCTTGAATTTTGTTTAGGATAACATTAGCTAGGGCCTTGGCTTTGGAATCCCATGCATTGCTCTGATGCTTGCTCTCAATGTTTTCTTGCTTGATAGTAGCAGTCTCTGTTCAtctattatatttatcatttcatctatattttttattctcatcatcttcattatttGAGGCAGCATCTGAGTTATCTTAATCTTCAGATGACTCTTCTCCAATATGTTTATCTTGAGATTTTTATGTGCTTTCTCATCATCCAAATATGTCTCCATGGGTCATGTTTAAATGAGATTAGTTATGTTTCGAAGATTGGCTCTTGGTTAAAAAACACTTTGCTAATGATATAGGTGGCGAATGATTGGTAACTTCATATGATTTCTATTGTCTTTATAGGTCAAATATTTGCTTTGTAGGAGAAAGGTTGGACTATTGGTGCTGCCGTTGTCTTAAAGGTCATCAGTTGAGCTTTAAACCAACTACAATCTGCTAGAGTATTTTTTTGTATACTCATTTGCCAAATCAATGTGGTTAGATGTTGATATACTCTCCGTAAGTGCATGGATcgttacaagtaataaagtggtaccccactAGGGgtagttgatcttctaatgtctagtcACCCGAAAAGGTGAAGAAGATATTAACTActacaagaaaaagaacaaaggaTGGAAGAACTAAGTAGACTAGGGTTAAGTGTCGGTAGTAGGAAAACAATACCCCGGGATGATCCCTAAGTGCCTAAGATACTAACTTAAGTATAATGCCTACCAGGATACATtgtaagatccttgtgggtgctcaaaagcaatgttgcatctaagactatcaaatacaccaagttctgCAAGTAtaactacgggcttcatacacatcaagttttgccaCCATACTAAGTAGTTGCAACTACGGTAATCCACGCACACCATCTTTTACATAAGTATCTAAACAAATCAAGCGCGgtaagttatg containing:
- the LOC120282828 gene encoding 3-ketoacyl-CoA synthase 5-like; amino-acid sequence: MATQSLLPPPPPPPEFSAKAILNLNRLLITLLPNKILFLSFFILLPLTSILTQSTRTPTIVLSLPTIHHVSLLALFLLLLLLLPIRYFKSSPSPVYILDFTCFKPPITCRVPHATFLEHSRLLVDENSVRFQMRILERSGIGEETGLPPPSLYLPPKASLEGSRAESEQVIFSCIDELLITTSFDPKHIDILVLDSNNFSPTPSLTSMIVNKYKLNTNVLTFNLSGMGCSASPISLGLAKDLLQVYPNSNALVVSAQIIVSPNWYMGSERSMLIPNCLFRMGGAAILMTNRRSERRHAKYQLHHVVRTHTGTDDKAYRCVYQLEDSQGRQGVSLEKDVMPISAEALKINISNLGPLVLPRSEQLHYIFSLLVHKIINPKRKIYVPDFKKAFDHFCVHAGGRAIIDEVEKNLKLTSEQVEASRMTLYRFGNTSSCSIWYELGYIEAKGKMKKGDRVWQLGLGSGFKCNSAVLECLNNISLPVKSGAWADCIDRFPVEIPKIIKF